A window of the Planococcus citri chromosome 4, ihPlaCitr1.1, whole genome shotgun sequence genome harbors these coding sequences:
- the LOC135844067 gene encoding uncharacterized protein LOC135844067 has translation MESSHLQETLPVFHHSPRTLQEMAATKCAIDCWRNVIIMKNYDSDKICSDEWTRKHSSFSCADIAPFPVVPVGVMSLINRKIRLIGKELKKWCHDHLFVRLSAGVTVNCFVLNLAGDICYKRTAKNLLTANLTFSLIEQFEIACKYCFEEDVERLWFLLKNNDYNFYYISRGFGAVSLNFVGAVDYWVSKMRGELRELYKKANEEQERSPEWCVLSNRERTNITNWAQVEYFWRKLNREEQSSIVRDASYNQRFMKHLIQKLDDVMLRNLSRSDLNSVFEDLAKDELCYESALQLWSYVNVKNIIVEDKSSFYETVVSLSEMAFRNPKSYGFHISSLLKEMWLSASIDFKSYVLSEPVHFEELFERSLQYISIQSFGCDVGFFIELLRCASFEIRRHIWQRWWRKFFLLGQVSDVLELMKVCFKNADDIVQFKKNSMLDYDELRDIFTKFVEWGFYDKLTEYLKFCCSDEHDEKLVRYIRRKFAFANFDPD, from the coding sequence atggaATCCAGCCACTTGCAAGAAACCCTTCCTGTTTTTCATCACTCACCCCGGACATTACAGGAGATGGCTGCAACTAAATGCGCGATCGATTGCTGGCGAAatgtaataataatgaaaaactaTGACTCGGATAAAATTTGTAGTGACGAATGGACAAGGAAGCACAGCTCATTCAGTTGCGCTGATATTGCGCCATTTCCAGTAGTTCCAGTAGGTGTCATGTCTCTGATCAATCGTAAAATACGACTGATTGGAAAAGAGCTTAAAAAATGGTGCCATGATCATTTATTCGTCAGATTATCTGCTGGAGTTACGGTGAATTGCTTCGTATTGAACCTAGCAGGCGATATTTGCTATAAAAGAACAGCCAAGAATTTACTAACTGCGAATCTAACATTCAGTTTAATAGAACAATTCGAAATCGCGTGTAAATACTGCTTCGAGGAAGATGTCGAGCGTTTATGGTTTCTATTAAAGAACAAcgattacaatttttattacatatCAAGAGGTTTTGGCGCTGTATCGTTGAACTTCGTCGGAGCCGTGGATTATTGGGTTTCGAAAATGAGAGGCGAATTGCGAGAATTGTATAAAAAAGCGAATGAAGAGCAGGAAAGATCGCCCGAATGGTGTGTGCTTTCAAATCGCGAACGTACGAATATTACCAACTGGGCACAAGTTGAATATTTCTGGCGTAAATTGAACCGGGAAGAGCAAAGCTCCATTGTACGCGATGCTTCGTATAATCAACGATTTATGAAACATCTGATACAGAAATTAGACGACGTGATGCTGAGAAATCTTTCAAGATCTGACCTTAATTCGGTATTCGAAGATCTCGCCAAGGATGAATTATGCTATGAATCTGCGTTACAACTTTGGAGCTACGTGAATGTGAAGAATATAATCGTCGAAGATAAATCCTCGTTTTACGAAACTGTGGTAAGTTTATCGGAAATGGCGTTTCGAAATCCAAAATCTTATGGTTTTCATATTTCGAGTTTACTTAAAGAAATGTGGCTCTCTGCTTCAATTGATTTTAAGAGTTACGTCTTGAGTGAACCtgttcattttgaagaattattcgAGCGGAGTTTACAGTACATAAGTATCCAATCATTCGGTTGCGATGTTGGTTTCTTTATTGAACTTTTAAGATGTGCCAGTTTCGAAATTAGGCGACATATTTGGCAACGTTGGTGgcgtaaattttttcttctcggcCAAGTCTCAGATGTACTGGAATTAATGAAGGTATGTTTCAAGAATGCAGACGATATtgtccagtttaaaaaaaattccatgttgGATTACGACGAATTGCGTGATATTTTCACGAAATTCGTCGAGTGGGGATTTTATGATAAATTAACcgagtatttgaaattttgttgttcCGATGAGCACGATGAAAAACTGGTACGTTATATAAGAAGAAAATTCGCCTTTGCAAATTTCGATCCGGATTAG